In Hemibagrus wyckioides isolate EC202008001 linkage group LG21, SWU_Hwy_1.0, whole genome shotgun sequence, the following proteins share a genomic window:
- the LOC131342711 gene encoding opioid growth factor receptor-like produces MNRFSRSDYIMGCGGSVMDDPDNEFDSTWDDENEEHFGMMRVTKQQTCTAHRNLEAARDMQNYRRRCEHNKHANQSHGQERDFHNLHFYQNRSPSHPDGVYIEDFHTSWFGDYTKLEKKHSYIQWLFPTQEPGVNYRAHVLTPTEIRLFHRDMIVKKRLLKSYKLMLDFYGIQLVDEETGEVKRAENCRERFENLNRNTHNNLRITRILKCLGLLGFQHYQAPLVHFFLKETLVEETLPRVKQSTLDYFMFAVLDKTQRKGLIRFAFRNFHPKELFVWCPKRIQRKLLKDITQKKHPSQTLAYARREVIHHQPHYRPPWTVHSPRSQNSARNNGPRSTDPRKLLQGIPYNRAQNRGQNQNSVTKMDLVI; encoded by the exons ATGAATAGATTCTCACGTTCAGATTATATTATGGGTTGTGGAGGAAGTGTCATGGACGACCCTGATAACGAATTTGACTCTACATGGGACGATGAGAATGAAGAACATTTCGGCATGATGAGG GTAACTAAGCAGCAGACATGTACAGCACACAGAAACCTGGAGGCTGCACGGGACATGCAGAACTACAGGCGTAGGTGTGAA CACAACAAGCATGCTAATCAATCACATGGTCAA GAACGTGATTTCCATAATCTTCATTTTTATCAAAATAGAAGCCCCTCTCACCCTGATG GTGTATATATTGAAGATTTTCACACTAGTTGGTTTGGTGATTACACAAAGCTGGAAAAAAAGCATTCCTACATTCAGTG GTTGTTTCCGACTCAAGAGCCAGGGGTAAATTATAGGGCACATGTCCTTACCCCAACAGAAATCAGG CTGTTCCATAGGGATATGATAGTAAAGAAAAGACTGTTAAAGTCTTACAAGCTCATGCTGGACTTCTACGGCATACAGCTGGTCGATGAGGAAACTGGAGAGGTGAAACGTGCAGAAAACTGTAGAGAACGATTTGAAAACCTAAACAG AAACACGCACAACAATCTTCGTATCACCCGCATCCTAAAGTGCCTGGGTTTACTGGGGTTCCAACATTATCAAGCACCGCTGGTTCACTTCTTCCTTAAGGAGACTCTGGTGGAGGAGACACTTCCACGAGTGAAGCAGAGCACTCTGGACTACTTTATGTTTGCAGTTCTGGACAAGACTCAACGAAAAGGTCTGATCAGATTTGCCTTCAGGAATTTTCACCCGAAAGAGCTATTTGTGTGGTGTCCTAAGAGGATTCAAAGAAAGCTCCTGAAAGACATAACACAAAAGAAACATCCTTCCCAAACACTGGCTTATGCAAGAAGGGAAGTAATCCACCACCAACCACATTATAGACCACCATGGACAGTGCATTCCCCTAGAAGTCAAAATAGTGCAAGGAACAATGGGCCACGAAGTACAGATCCTAGAAAATTATTACAAGGTATACCGTATAACCGAGCGCAGAATCGTGGACAGAACCAGAACAGTGTGACCAAGATGGACTTGGTGATTTAA